The Listeria monocytogenes genome window below encodes:
- the thiM gene encoding hydroxyethylthiazole kinase: MFDFMTLEKVQERSPLVHNITNIVVANDSANGLLAIGASPIMASAKEEMDELAKMADVLVINIGTLDGELVEAMKIAGRAANIAGTPVVLDPVGVGATSYRRKVVQELLAEIQFAVIRGNAGELAAIAGEAWKAKGVDAGVGSADVLTIAEKVANEWSTVVIISGEVDVISDGTRFAKVVNGSALLPRITGSGCLLSAVCGSFIAVQDDAFRASVEACASYAVASEYAEIELERKLPGSFRPQFLDALASWSVEKTRAKAKIQESGEHK; this comes from the coding sequence ATGTTTGATTTTATGACGTTGGAAAAGGTGCAAGAAAGAAGTCCATTGGTGCATAATATTACGAATATCGTGGTCGCGAATGACTCGGCGAACGGCTTGCTTGCGATTGGTGCTTCACCGATTATGGCCTCTGCGAAAGAAGAAATGGATGAACTGGCGAAAATGGCGGATGTGCTCGTAATTAATATCGGAACGCTAGACGGTGAGTTGGTGGAAGCGATGAAAATTGCTGGCCGTGCGGCAAATATTGCGGGGACGCCGGTTGTACTTGATCCGGTCGGTGTTGGCGCGACTTCATACCGTCGTAAAGTGGTGCAAGAATTGTTGGCAGAAATCCAGTTCGCGGTGATTCGTGGAAATGCAGGAGAACTTGCGGCGATTGCTGGTGAAGCTTGGAAAGCGAAAGGCGTGGATGCGGGCGTTGGCTCGGCGGATGTGCTGACTATTGCTGAAAAAGTGGCGAATGAATGGAGCACAGTTGTTATTATTAGTGGCGAAGTAGATGTGATTTCGGACGGAACTCGTTTTGCAAAAGTGGTGAATGGTAGCGCACTGCTTCCAAGAATTACTGGTTCTGGTTGTTTGCTCAGTGCAGTTTGCGGTAGTTTTATTGCCGTTCAGGATGATGCTTTTCGAGCTAGTGTCGAAGCGTGCGCGAGTTATGCGGTGGCTTCTGAGTACGCGGAAATCGAGTTAGAAAGAAAACTTCCAGGTTCATTTCGACCACAATTTTTAGATGCTCTTGCTAGTTGGTCAGTCGAAAAAACGCGTGCCAAAGCAAAAATCCAAGAAAGCGGTGAACACAAATGA
- the thiD gene encoding bifunctional hydroxymethylpyrimidine kinase/phosphomethylpyrimidine kinase, translated as MIFPQVLTIAGSDSGGGAGIQADIKTFQERKTFGMSIITAITAQNTLGVKAVHKIPVEMIREQCDAIAEDFQVSAVKTGMLADAEIIREVARNIRLHNFPNIVIDPVMIAKGGTALLENEATQVLKDELLPLGTIITPNIPEAEEILGEKITTKAEIEQAAKKMFDLGVKAVVIKGGHSEMSKAADFYYDGETTKWLTSERFDTPHTHGTGCTFSACIAAELAKGNSLLDSVVVAKEFITSAIKYPLGIGHGHGPTNHFAYRLEDGK; from the coding sequence ATGATTTTCCCACAAGTGTTAACAATAGCTGGTTCAGATTCTGGCGGCGGCGCAGGGATACAAGCGGACATCAAGACATTTCAAGAGCGCAAAACCTTTGGCATGTCCATCATCACGGCAATCACGGCACAAAACACGCTAGGTGTAAAAGCAGTGCATAAAATCCCAGTAGAAATGATTCGCGAACAGTGTGACGCGATTGCAGAGGATTTCCAAGTGAGCGCCGTGAAAACTGGAATGCTTGCGGATGCAGAAATTATCCGGGAAGTAGCGCGGAATATACGTTTGCACAACTTTCCAAATATCGTCATTGATCCCGTGATGATTGCAAAAGGTGGTACTGCTTTGCTTGAAAACGAGGCGACACAAGTGTTGAAAGACGAACTTTTGCCACTTGGTACGATTATTACGCCGAATATTCCAGAAGCGGAAGAAATTCTTGGAGAAAAAATCACAACCAAGGCAGAAATTGAACAAGCTGCTAAGAAAATGTTTGATTTAGGTGTAAAGGCGGTTGTTATTAAAGGTGGGCATAGCGAAATGAGTAAGGCGGCTGATTTTTACTATGATGGCGAAACGACAAAATGGCTGACGAGCGAGCGTTTTGATACGCCACATACCCACGGAACAGGTTGCACTTTTTCGGCATGTATTGCAGCTGAACTTGCGAAAGGGAATTCGCTTTTGGATAGTGTTGTGGTTGCGAAAGAGTTCATCACGAGTGCGATTAAATATCCGCTTGGCATTGGTCACGGTCATGGTCCGACCAACCATTTTGCTTACCGATTGGAGGATGGGAAATGA
- the thiE gene encoding thiamine phosphate synthase: MRAELAVYFIAGTQDIVRGTLPSVLEEALKAGITCFQYREKGAGSLQTASERKEMALECQQLCAKYQVPFIINDDVALALEIGADGIHVGQNDEEIRQVIASCAGKMKIGLSVHSVSEAAEAERLGAVDYIGVGPIFPTISKADAEPVSGTAILEEIRRAGINLPIVGIGGINETNSAEVLTAGADGVSVISAITRSDDCYFVIKQLKNPGSPS, encoded by the coding sequence ATGAGAGCTGAACTAGCTGTATATTTTATCGCTGGAACGCAAGACATAGTCCGTGGAACGTTGCCAAGTGTGTTAGAAGAAGCACTAAAAGCCGGAATTACTTGTTTCCAATATCGCGAAAAAGGAGCAGGCTCACTCCAAACTGCCTCCGAAAGAAAAGAAATGGCGCTAGAATGCCAACAATTATGCGCAAAATATCAAGTGCCATTCATTATTAACGATGATGTTGCCCTAGCCCTCGAAATCGGCGCGGACGGCATCCATGTCGGGCAAAATGACGAGGAAATTCGTCAAGTTATCGCAAGTTGTGCTGGAAAAATGAAAATCGGACTTTCGGTTCATTCAGTTAGTGAAGCGGCAGAAGCTGAACGACTTGGCGCGGTGGATTACATCGGCGTAGGGCCAATTTTCCCAACGATTTCAAAAGCGGATGCAGAACCAGTGAGTGGAACGGCAATTTTGGAAGAAATTCGCCGGGCTGGAATTAATCTACCAATTGTCGGGATTGGCGGAATTAATGAAACAAATTCAGCCGAAGTTCTCACAGCAGGCGCGGACGGGGTATCGGTTATTTCAGCGATAACTCGGTCGGATGATTGCTACTTCGTTATCAAGCAATTAAAAAACCCAGGTTCTCCCTCCTAA
- a CDS encoding glycoside hydrolase family 1 protein, which translates to MHTNTGFPADFLWGGAAAANQFEGAYNVDGKGLSVQDVTPKGGFGQITDGPTPDNLKLEGIDFYHRYKDDVKLFAEMGFKVFRTSIAWSRIFPNGDETEPNEAGLQFYDDLFDELLAHNIEPLITLSHYETPLHLSKTYDGWVNRKMIDFYENYVRTVFNRYKGKVKYWLTFNEINSILHAPFMSGGISTSPDKLSQKDLYQAVHHELVASALATKIGHEIMPEAQIGCMVLAMPTYPLTSNPDDIIAVMEAERKNYFFSDVHVRGAYPGYMKRYFRENNIELDVTEEDLEILKNTVDFISFSYYMSTTETADESKRKAGAGNILGGVQNPYLEASEWGWQIDPKGLRVVLNEFWDRYQKPLFIVENGLGAIDQLEKDENGNYTVNDDYRINYLSAHLSQVKEAIKDGVELMGYTSWGCIDLVSASTAEMKKRYGFIYVDRNNDGTGTLNRYKKKSFDWYKNVIATNGEDL; encoded by the coding sequence ATGCATACAAATACAGGATTTCCAGCCGACTTTTTATGGGGTGGAGCTGCTGCTGCAAACCAATTCGAAGGCGCTTACAACGTCGATGGAAAAGGACTTTCCGTTCAAGATGTTACTCCAAAAGGCGGATTCGGTCAAATTACTGACGGTCCAACACCAGATAACTTAAAATTAGAAGGAATTGACTTTTATCATCGCTACAAAGATGACGTGAAACTTTTTGCTGAAATGGGCTTCAAGGTTTTCCGTACTTCCATCGCTTGGTCCCGTATCTTCCCAAATGGTGACGAAACCGAGCCAAACGAAGCAGGATTACAATTTTATGATGATTTATTCGACGAACTTCTAGCACATAATATCGAACCACTAATCACTTTATCTCACTATGAAACACCACTTCACTTATCGAAAACTTACGACGGATGGGTAAATAGAAAAATGATCGACTTCTATGAAAACTATGTCCGCACCGTATTTAATCGTTATAAAGGTAAAGTAAAATATTGGCTTACTTTCAATGAAATCAACTCCATCTTACACGCACCATTCATGAGTGGCGGTATTTCTACAAGCCCAGACAAATTATCACAAAAAGACCTATATCAAGCAGTCCACCATGAACTTGTGGCGAGCGCGCTGGCTACAAAAATTGGTCACGAAATCATGCCAGAAGCTCAAATCGGCTGTATGGTTCTAGCAATGCCAACTTATCCGCTAACTTCCAACCCAGACGATATTATCGCTGTTATGGAAGCAGAGCGCAAAAACTATTTCTTCTCTGATGTCCATGTTCGCGGTGCTTATCCTGGCTACATGAAACGCTATTTCAGAGAAAATAATATTGAATTAGACGTAACAGAAGAAGACTTAGAAATCCTTAAAAACACAGTAGATTTCATTTCCTTCAGCTATTACATGAGCACAACTGAAACAGCTGACGAGTCGAAACGCAAAGCTGGCGCGGGAAACATCCTAGGCGGCGTACAAAACCCTTACCTAGAAGCATCCGAATGGGGTTGGCAAATCGACCCTAAAGGTTTACGCGTTGTCCTAAACGAATTCTGGGATAGATACCAAAAACCACTTTTCATCGTAGAAAACGGTCTTGGCGCTATCGATCAACTAGAAAAAGACGAAAATGGCAACTACACAGTAAATGACGACTATCGTATTAATTATTTGAGCGCTCATTTATCGCAAGTGAAAGAAGCGATTAAAGATGGCGTTGAGCTGATGGGTTACACTTCATGGGGCTGTATTGACCTTGTAAGTGCCTCCACTGCTGAAATGAAGAAACGTTACGGCTTTATCTATGTTGATCGCAACAACGACGGCACAGGTACGCTAAATCGTTATAAGAAGAAAAGTTTCGATTGGTACAAGAACGTAATTGCTACCAATGGTGAAGATTTATAA
- a CDS encoding GAP family protein, producing MGSAFSAILSPAVGILISPFPIVGLILILLSNKARINSIFYTVGWIVGNIAIFFIGLFLMSSAVSSSGDQSTLVKVVLIVLGALLILLGAHDFTKRPRNGQKAATPKWFEKMSNIKPGGAMIFAFVLSAVNPKNMLLSLTAGVSVGALNLSGGQETTATIIFGVIACCSIYIPTIAFLLAGSRLNNALDSTRKWLIQNNSVIMAVLFLFIGLSVISKAF from the coding sequence GTGGGATCAGCATTTTCAGCTATTTTGTCACCGGCAGTGGGGATTTTGATTAGCCCATTTCCAATTGTAGGACTTATTTTGATTTTACTTAGCAACAAGGCTCGGATTAACAGTATTTTTTATACGGTAGGTTGGATTGTTGGGAATATTGCTATTTTCTTTATTGGTTTATTCTTAATGAGTTCAGCGGTCAGTTCGTCTGGGGACCAGTCAACCTTAGTCAAAGTAGTACTTATTGTGCTAGGAGCGTTACTTATTTTACTCGGCGCACACGATTTTACGAAACGTCCAAGAAATGGGCAAAAAGCTGCAACACCGAAATGGTTTGAAAAAATGAGCAATATTAAGCCGGGCGGAGCGATGATTTTTGCATTTGTACTTTCAGCAGTGAACCCTAAAAACATGTTACTTTCACTTACAGCAGGGGTGAGCGTTGGGGCGTTGAATTTATCCGGTGGGCAAGAAACAACGGCAACAATTATTTTTGGAGTTATCGCTTGCTGCTCAATTTATATTCCAACAATTGCGTTCTTACTAGCGGGAAGTCGTCTTAATAACGCATTAGACAGTACGCGCAAGTGGCTTATCCAAAACAATTCCGTGATTATGGCCGTGTTGTTCTTATTTATTGGTCTTAGTGTCATTAGTAAAGCATTCTGA